The following coding sequences are from one Nicotiana tomentosiformis chromosome 3, ASM39032v3, whole genome shotgun sequence window:
- the LOC104091861 gene encoding inositol diphosphatase DSP5-like translates to MGLILEEEEKEMLMGPANFSVVEENCIYRSGFPQPSNFPFLHSLNLRSIIYLCPEPYPEENLEFLRINNIKLFQFGIDGTKEPAAIPRNAITEALKVLIDVRNHPVLIHCKRGKHRTGCLVGCLRKLQNWCLSSVVEEYKHFAGSKWRETDLRYLETYDVSCIKHCLESIIYRYYGSRMRRLLYGEENLQKPQMTYVLYGS, encoded by the exons ATGGGTTTAATTTtggaagaagaagagaaggaaATGTTAATGGGACCGGCGAATTTCTCAGTAGTGGAAGAAAATTGCATATACAGATCTGGGTTTCCTCAGCCCTCCAATTTCCCCTTTCTTCACTCCCTCAATTTGCGCTCCATAAT ATATTTATGTCCGGAGCCTTATCCTGAAGAGAATTTAGAGTTTCTTAGAATTAATAATATCAAGCTTTTCCAATTCGGAATAGATGGTACTAAG GAGCCAGCAGCTATACCCCGGAATGCTATAACAGAGGCTTTGAAAGTGTTAATTG ATGTCAGAAATCATCCAGTTCTTATCCACTGCAAGCGTGGGAAG CATCGAACTGGTTGTCTAGTTGGGTGCCTGAGGAAATTGCAGAACTGGTGTCTTTCTTCTGTTGTGGAGGAGTACAAGCATTTTGCTGGCTCAAAGTGGAGGGAAACAGACCTGAGATATCTGGAAACCTACGATGTTTCGTGCATAAAGCATTGCCTTGAGAGCATTATCTATAGGTATTACGGTTCAAGGATGAGGCGCTTGCTTTACGGAGAAGAAAATCTGCAGAAGCCCCAAATGACTTATGTTCTATATGGGTCTTAA